A single genomic interval of Dysidea avara chromosome 6, odDysAvar1.4, whole genome shotgun sequence harbors:
- the LOC136259247 gene encoding cytochrome P450 3A13-like, with protein sequence MIALLFVAVGCLAILWLWYRHYYEPYFVLKRSIGLPGPTPEIFFGNSRPIVDKGWMECTKQWSKQFGPTYLYFIGIQPVIFTQDVDIIHSVFVNKASHFLERSNTLPVFSEEKANSVSVATRYEWKRMHRMLSPMFTSKKVMQMGPLVDVCCTRMMKRLDELLHDNDTIDVYKLFGDFAMEAILTIAFGRDLDSQSDEGKRLSECLGMLGAKNSKWGLLGMSTVLSHARWTIWVLRALLRKSPLGKSWNYVRKVAVMMVDERCTNKTKRADVLQGMIDLMDDRVSKDDVAFNKLEIDANVRVFLFAGHDTTRNAISLTCYCLAAYHKVQEKAFDEIDKYFSENSGASLYEAVKNIPYLEMVVLEALRHYIPVKDVHRLCVDPCAVNVNLVIPKGTLVYVPIHRINFNPDYWSNPDTFDPERFDPNIVVNNTEGFLSFGAGPRICLGKRLGLLNTKMALVSILRKYRLDLANDTNIEIEYDGITTSPKYGVNLKLIPR encoded by the coding sequence ATGATTGccctactttttgttgcagttggTTGTTTGGCCATTCTATGGCTATGGTATCGACATTATTATGAGCCTTATTTCGTACTGAAACGTTCTATTGGCTTGCCCGGTCCGACACCTGAAATATTTTTTGGAAACTCTCGTCCCATAGTTGACAAAGGATGGATGGAATGTACGAAACAATGGAGTAAGCAATTTGGACCAACGTATTTGTATTTTATCGGCATTCAACCAGTGATTTTCACCCAAGATGTTGATATTATCCATTCAGTTTTTGTAAACAAAGCTAGTCACTTTCTTGAGAGAAGTAATACACTTCCTGTATTTTCTGAAGAGAAAGCGAATTCAGTTTCTGTTGCAACTCGTTATGAATGGAAGAGGATGCACAGAATGTTGTCACCTATGTTTACTAGCAAGAAGGTGATGCAAATGGGTCCACTGGTGGATGTTTGTTGTACAAGAATGATGAAAAGACTGGACGAACTTCTTCATGACAATGATACGATAGATGTTTACAAGTTGTTTGGTGATTTTGCAATGGAGGCTATATTGACGATAGCTTTTGGGCGTGATTTGGACAGTCAATCAGATGAGGGTAAACGATTATCAGAATGTCTTGGTATGTTGGGAGCTAAGAATTCCAAATGGGGATTGTTAGGCATGTCTACAGTATTGTCACATGCTCGTTGGACAATCTGGGTGCTTCGAGCGTTACTAAGGAAATCACCACTTGGGAAAAGTTGGAATTATGTGAGGAAAGTAGCTGTAATGATGGTTGATGAGAGGTGTACGAACAAAACTAAAAGAGCAGATGTGCTTCAAGGCATGATAGACTTGATGGATGATAGAGTGAGCAAAGATGATGTGGCATTTAATAAGCTAGAGATTGATGCCAACGTAAGGGTTTTCTTGTTTGCTGGCCATGACACCACTAGGAATGCTATTAGCCTGACTTGTTATTGTTTAGCAGCTTACCACAAAGTTCAAGAGAAAGCTTTTGATGAAATTGATAAATATTTCTCTGAGAATTCTGGTGCAAGTTTATATGAAGCAGTTAAAAATATTCCTTACCTTGAAATGGTTGTGTTGGAAGCGCTGCGACATTATATTCCTGTGAAAGATGTTCACCGCCTGTGTGTTGATCCATGCGCTGTAAATGTTAATCTGGTAATACCAAAAGGTACTCTTGTTTATGTTCCTATACATCGCATAAACTTTAatccagattattggtctaaTCCAGATACATTTGACCCAGAAAGATTTGACCCAAACATTGTTGTTAATAATACGGAAGGTTTTTTGAGCTTTGGTGCTGGACCCAGAATATGTTTAGGAAAAAGATTGGGCTTATTAAATACAAAAATGGCCTTAGTTTCAATCTTGAGAAAGTACAGGCTTGATTTAGCAAACGATACCAATATTGAGATTGAATATGATGGAATAACGACTTCTCCCAAGTACGGAGTAAATCTAAAATTAATTCCACGTTAA